A portion of the Natronococcus sp. AD-5 genome contains these proteins:
- a CDS encoding carboxylate--amine ligase, whose product MRPGPRVLLLDGDYPTALVIARELSADLDATIVGAGTTRYSRLLRSKYCDVAVTIPSTDDPGYVEALRSVIRAHCPQFVLPVGYESAAVLESVRDDLPSFASVCLPDPDAFEVATDKVATLERASALGIDVPTDYTRLVRVFDSQGRPGDALERLSFPVFLKARREVGGGHGTTARVADPDSFWAVYDRLEAVAPAGDVLVQECITGSASTYACGLFVRDGEVELRVGHEELRSVPRRGGSGTHLRLRRDPELEAAATGLLREIGWHGVALVEFRRRASGELVLMEINPKFWASYALANAHGYRFASTMVATALDLEDRLPDRSPQPDGEMVFPLRELYYYARHRDEERLLECLRAIAKPRVPWNVDRSDLGAWLMPPTKLVGKLLAVESPHAADREPVPFTRR is encoded by the coding sequence ATGCGACCGGGGCCGCGAGTGTTGCTTCTCGACGGCGATTACCCGACCGCGCTGGTGATCGCGCGGGAACTGTCGGCGGATCTCGATGCGACGATCGTCGGCGCGGGAACGACGCGGTACAGCCGGCTGCTCCGGTCGAAGTACTGCGACGTCGCCGTCACGATCCCGTCGACCGACGATCCCGGCTACGTCGAGGCGCTGCGCTCGGTGATTCGCGCCCATTGCCCGCAGTTCGTCCTTCCCGTCGGCTACGAGTCGGCGGCCGTACTCGAGTCGGTTCGGGACGACCTCCCGTCGTTCGCGTCGGTGTGTCTCCCCGACCCCGACGCGTTCGAGGTCGCCACGGACAAGGTGGCGACGCTGGAGCGGGCGTCGGCCCTCGGTATCGACGTACCGACGGATTACACGCGGCTCGTCAGGGTATTCGACTCTCAGGGGCGGCCGGGCGATGCGCTCGAGCGTCTTTCGTTTCCGGTGTTTCTCAAGGCGCGACGGGAGGTCGGTGGGGGACACGGGACGACGGCCCGCGTCGCGGATCCCGACAGCTTCTGGGCGGTCTACGATCGTCTCGAGGCCGTCGCGCCGGCGGGGGACGTGCTCGTCCAGGAGTGTATCACCGGGTCGGCGTCGACGTACGCGTGCGGACTGTTCGTTCGCGACGGCGAGGTCGAACTCCGCGTCGGCCACGAGGAGTTGCGGTCCGTTCCGCGTCGCGGCGGCAGCGGAACCCACCTTCGACTGCGTCGCGACCCGGAACTCGAGGCCGCGGCCACCGGGTTGCTCCGGGAGATCGGCTGGCACGGCGTCGCGCTCGTCGAGTTCAGACGCCGAGCGAGCGGCGAACTCGTGCTGATGGAGATCAATCCGAAGTTCTGGGCGTCCTACGCGCTGGCGAACGCTCACGGCTATCGGTTCGCTTCGACGATGGTCGCGACGGCCCTCGACCTCGAGGATCGGCTGCCCGATCGCTCGCCGCAGCCCGACGGTGAAATGGTGTTCCCGCTCCGGGAGCTGTACTACTACGCCCGCCACCGCGACGAAGAACGACTGCTCGAGTGTCTGCGCGCGATCGCGAAGCCGAGGGTACCGTGGAACGTCGATCGGTCGGATCTGGGCGCGTGGCTGATGCCGCCGACGAAACTCGTCGGCAAGCTACTGGCCGTCGAGTCGCCTCACGCCGCCGACCGCGAGCCGGTCCCCTTCACGCGTCGGTAG
- a CDS encoding SDR family oxidoreductase gives MADKKVAVVTAAGSGIGEACARRLNEEGYTPVLLSRSGSAVEVANELGGDGFEGSVTNPDDLAALVETTYERYGRLDAVVNNTGHPASGDLLEISDGEWHEGVDLVLLNTVRMARLVTPIMEEQGHGSIVNISTFSAFEPSSEFPVSSVLRAGLGSFTKLYADQYAANGIRMNTVQPGFVDSYDVDEETRDRIPVGRPAQTAEIADAVAYLLSPASSYVTGQNIRVDGGLTASV, from the coding sequence ATGGCTGATAAGAAAGTCGCAGTAGTGACAGCGGCGGGAAGCGGTATCGGGGAGGCCTGTGCACGGCGACTGAACGAGGAGGGATACACGCCGGTTCTGTTGTCGCGGTCGGGGAGCGCCGTCGAGGTTGCGAACGAACTCGGCGGAGATGGGTTTGAAGGCTCGGTGACCAATCCTGATGACTTGGCAGCCCTCGTCGAGACGACGTACGAGCGCTACGGTCGTCTCGACGCGGTGGTGAACAACACGGGCCACCCGGCGTCTGGCGACCTCCTCGAAATCTCTGACGGGGAGTGGCACGAGGGGGTAGACCTCGTCCTGTTGAATACTGTCCGTATGGCGCGACTCGTCACCCCCATCATGGAAGAGCAAGGCCACGGGTCGATCGTGAACATCTCCACGTTCTCGGCGTTCGAACCGTCGAGTGAGTTCCCCGTGTCATCGGTGCTTCGGGCTGGACTCGGGAGTTTCACCAAACTCTACGCCGACCAATACGCGGCGAACGGAATCCGGATGAACACGGTTCAGCCCGGGTTCGTCGATAGTTACGACGTAGACGAGGAAACGAGAGATCGTATCCCGGTGGGACGACCGGCACAAACCGCGGAGATCGCAGACGCGGTCGCGTACCTGCTCTCACCTGCGTCGAGCTACGTCACCGGGCAGAACATCCGCGTCGACGGTGGGCTTACAGCGTCCGTATAG
- a CDS encoding DUF4350 domain-containing protein, translating into MSADRGVEVDRPRLALVAFAVVVLVALAWVGSTSSAAHDPYNPGGDGTSELRRGIESEPGLEYAAANGYDGLEPDGTVAIAALPDDADETDASNAEAFVRDGGTLVVVADSREANELLSSVGAEARLDGQVLRDDRHHHRGPAQPIATDVADHALTADVDRLALNRATAVEPNGATVLANTSEFGYLVERPDATLGEDESPAPHPVATVEAVGDGTVIVVGDSAFATNEMLEREDNARLLVNGYADADRVVVLTSDADEPPLSELHSAILDRAGSLR; encoded by the coding sequence GTGAGCGCGGACCGGGGGGTCGAGGTCGACCGTCCGCGACTCGCGCTCGTCGCGTTCGCGGTCGTCGTCCTCGTCGCGCTCGCCTGGGTCGGCTCGACCTCGAGCGCCGCCCACGATCCGTACAATCCGGGCGGCGACGGTACCAGCGAACTCCGACGGGGGATCGAGTCGGAGCCCGGCCTCGAGTACGCGGCCGCGAACGGGTACGACGGACTCGAGCCCGACGGAACAGTCGCGATCGCCGCCCTGCCGGACGACGCCGACGAGACGGACGCCTCGAACGCCGAGGCGTTCGTCCGGGACGGCGGCACCCTCGTGGTAGTCGCCGACTCGCGCGAGGCGAACGAGCTCCTCTCCTCGGTCGGCGCCGAGGCCAGACTCGACGGCCAGGTGCTCCGGGACGACCGCCACCACCACCGCGGTCCGGCGCAACCGATCGCGACGGACGTCGCGGATCACGCGCTGACCGCGGACGTCGATCGGCTGGCGCTGAACCGCGCGACGGCGGTCGAGCCGAACGGCGCGACGGTGCTCGCGAACACGAGCGAGTTCGGCTACCTCGTCGAGCGTCCCGACGCGACGCTCGGGGAGGACGAGTCTCCTGCCCCCCATCCGGTCGCGACGGTCGAAGCCGTCGGAGACGGGACGGTGATCGTCGTCGGCGACTCGGCGTTCGCGACCAACGAGATGCTCGAGCGCGAGGACAACGCGCGGCTCCTCGTCAACGGCTACGCGGACGCCGATCGCGTCGTCGTGCTCACGTCGGACGCCGACGAGCCGCCGCTTTCGGAACTGCACTCGGCCATTCTCGACCGCGCGGGCTCGCTGCGCTGA
- a CDS encoding twin-arginine translocation signal domain-containing protein, which yields MDRRTVLKTSGAVAATVLVAGCPGGDPGEPAEPEESDDDAPQDVAPEDGDSDGFEDSLADQVDEEEPGTDVVRIDYDEFAEPTDVYRVWTGDPTAYSFVDNHTFDGETALRCEVPRGENDGSNAAYWFPENGYGQPLEVRQRAMVRLDGEWTMDEGDVCRFWCFGLNTEAGIQGSGVRGRPSGTDGWSSALAVTNRESRSNGEYKLAAYTYHMDQPWTSGEFEVIDARVPVGEWFALETEVAMNTIDGGSANADGEVRCWLDGDLAYERTDFRWTTIEEQAVEYAGPLVRYGGGETAPTDLEIYYDEHELLADGIPEIPPYDQDPHFEDPANMDAYEGRVTYVNGDETATYRFYVDGEVVHTDWSNVDGHQARYNDAVDITPADDSDSGYATVEATAEPNTVDGYFFDGEFVALDASPDPIELWVSGEQVEPVDYPSSPTDA from the coding sequence ATGGATCGTCGAACCGTCCTGAAGACGAGCGGCGCCGTCGCCGCGACGGTGCTGGTAGCGGGCTGTCCGGGCGGCGACCCCGGCGAACCGGCGGAGCCGGAGGAGTCGGACGACGACGCACCCCAAGACGTGGCGCCCGAGGACGGCGATTCGGACGGGTTCGAGGACTCGCTCGCGGACCAGGTCGACGAGGAGGAGCCGGGGACCGACGTCGTCCGGATCGACTACGACGAATTTGCCGAGCCGACTGACGTCTACCGGGTCTGGACGGGCGATCCGACCGCGTACTCGTTCGTCGATAACCACACGTTCGACGGCGAGACGGCGCTGCGCTGTGAGGTCCCTCGAGGCGAGAACGACGGGAGCAACGCCGCGTACTGGTTCCCGGAAAACGGGTACGGGCAGCCGCTCGAGGTTCGCCAGCGAGCGATGGTTCGGCTGGACGGCGAGTGGACGATGGACGAAGGCGACGTCTGCCGGTTCTGGTGTTTCGGCCTGAACACGGAAGCGGGGATACAGGGCTCCGGCGTTCGCGGACGGCCGTCCGGAACCGACGGCTGGTCGAGCGCGCTGGCGGTCACGAACCGGGAGAGTCGGTCGAACGGCGAGTACAAGCTCGCGGCGTACACGTACCACATGGACCAACCCTGGACGAGCGGCGAGTTCGAAGTGATCGACGCGCGGGTGCCGGTCGGCGAGTGGTTCGCCCTCGAGACCGAGGTCGCGATGAACACGATCGACGGCGGGTCGGCCAACGCCGACGGCGAGGTTCGCTGCTGGCTCGACGGCGACCTCGCCTACGAGCGAACGGACTTTCGGTGGACGACGATCGAAGAGCAGGCCGTCGAGTACGCCGGCCCCCTGGTGCGGTACGGGGGCGGCGAAACCGCACCGACGGATCTCGAGATCTACTACGACGAGCACGAACTGCTCGCCGACGGGATCCCCGAGATTCCGCCGTACGACCAGGACCCGCACTTCGAGGATCCGGCGAACATGGACGCCTACGAGGGACGCGTGACCTACGTCAACGGCGACGAAACCGCGACGTACCGATTCTACGTCGACGGCGAGGTCGTCCACACCGACTGGAGCAACGTCGACGGCCACCAGGCGAGGTACAACGACGCCGTCGACATCACGCCGGCCGACGACTCCGACAGCGGCTACGCGACCGTCGAGGCGACCGCGGAGCCGAACACCGTCGACGGCTACTTCTTCGACGGCGAGTTCGTCGCCCTCGACGCCAGCCCCGATCCCATCGAGCTGTGGGTCTCCGGGGAACAGGTCGAACCCGTCGACTACCCGTCGTCCCCTACCGACGCGTGA
- a CDS encoding oligosaccharide flippase family protein, whose protein sequence is MATSLKSAIFSAFLSKTTILLLSVLFTPLLVRLLGPTRYGQYAVVVSVYAVVSTFTTDGTAEALRKYISENPDERWQTAVLSAVFRPAVGLSLVAAVGFVLAARTGLAARAFGDPFTSLFYLLGAYAVARQLRIHVMWALMGLQLESKSEPLRVLRKLLFVTLSLGLVYLGFGVEGVLVADIVTNAIVSAVGFLFLARELPLRPGTSAPHPELPKRQFAEYSVHYVFFGLFLMSLYHVDVLLLQTWRAEEIVGYYRGALAIAEVLWLAPFAVQFALIQRVSQDWRKGNIDAIQQTAARVTNYVFLFTTLLSLGIAALAADFVPLYLGDSFSPAIVPLLLLLPGVLGFAVARPALAINQGRRSLRPLIAATGACSLVNLVLNLLLIPPYGMAGAAVATSIGYGSLVVFQSIAARRLGYEPLTGIRPRPTLLTIGATAIVIFPLARIISSSVLALVVVPPLGAIVYATALISTGAVTREELAAVLEGIDPIPDRFQRGVVSMVDRIPKVGD, encoded by the coding sequence ATGGCTACGTCTCTCAAATCTGCGATATTCTCCGCCTTTCTCTCGAAGACGACCATTCTGCTCTTGAGCGTTCTCTTCACGCCGCTGCTGGTTCGCCTGCTCGGACCGACGCGGTACGGCCAGTACGCCGTCGTCGTCTCGGTCTACGCGGTCGTTAGCACGTTCACGACCGACGGAACGGCGGAAGCGCTCCGAAAGTACATCTCCGAAAACCCCGACGAGCGCTGGCAGACGGCCGTTTTGAGCGCCGTCTTTCGTCCGGCAGTCGGGCTGTCCCTCGTCGCCGCCGTCGGATTCGTTCTCGCAGCGCGGACCGGACTCGCCGCACGCGCGTTCGGCGATCCCTTCACGTCGCTGTTCTACTTGCTCGGCGCGTACGCGGTCGCCCGGCAACTCCGAATTCACGTCATGTGGGCGCTCATGGGGCTCCAGCTCGAGTCGAAATCCGAGCCGTTACGGGTCCTTCGAAAACTGCTCTTCGTCACGCTCTCGCTGGGTCTGGTGTACCTGGGATTCGGAGTCGAAGGGGTGCTGGTCGCCGATATCGTCACCAACGCCATCGTCAGCGCCGTCGGGTTCCTGTTTCTCGCACGCGAGCTTCCGCTCCGGCCGGGTACGTCGGCGCCGCATCCGGAACTCCCGAAACGCCAGTTCGCCGAGTACTCGGTTCACTACGTCTTTTTCGGGCTGTTTCTCATGTCGCTGTACCACGTCGACGTGCTGCTGCTCCAGACGTGGCGGGCCGAGGAGATCGTCGGCTACTACAGGGGTGCACTCGCCATCGCCGAAGTGCTCTGGCTGGCGCCGTTCGCCGTTCAGTTCGCGCTCATCCAGCGCGTCTCGCAGGACTGGCGGAAAGGAAATATCGACGCGATCCAGCAGACGGCGGCGCGCGTCACGAACTACGTGTTCCTGTTCACGACGTTACTCTCCCTCGGGATCGCGGCGCTGGCGGCCGACTTCGTCCCGCTCTATCTCGGCGATTCGTTCTCGCCGGCGATCGTCCCGCTGCTGTTGCTCCTGCCCGGCGTGCTCGGCTTCGCGGTCGCGCGGCCGGCGCTCGCGATCAACCAGGGTCGCCGCTCGTTGCGACCGCTGATCGCGGCGACGGGGGCGTGTTCGCTCGTCAACCTCGTGCTGAACCTGCTCTTGATCCCGCCGTACGGGATGGCCGGCGCGGCAGTCGCCACGTCGATCGGGTACGGGAGCCTCGTCGTCTTCCAGTCGATCGCGGCCCGTCGCCTCGGGTACGAGCCGCTCACCGGCATTCGACCGCGACCGACGCTGCTCACGATCGGCGCGACGGCGATCGTCATCTTCCCGCTCGCGCGGATCATTTCGTCGTCGGTGCTGGCGCTCGTCGTCGTCCCGCCGCTCGGCGCGATCGTTTACGCGACGGCGCTGATCAGTACCGGGGCGGTCACGCGCGAGGAACTCGCGGCCGTGCTCGAGGGGATCGATCCGATTCCCGACCGATTCCAGCGCGGCGTCGTGTCGATGGTCGATCGGATTCCAAAAGTCGGAGACTGA
- a CDS encoding sulfite exporter TauE/SafE family protein, giving the protein MVVATEVLVVLVVLAFLGGVIVATIGPGGILIVTGLYLTTSLSSAQVAGTSSAVFTIGAVLGSLVYARSGEIDWWIAGVVSGAAAGGTWIGVRLNAYLSRELYGLVLAALLAVVGGTIVYREYHDLEPRVELGRGGWDTVGFVAVGLVIGVSGGLLGIGGAALSAPALVLVGVPMLATIAITQVVVVATALFTTLNYLVLGAIVTSLFVPIAGAYLGGVGLGWWLAHRVEAGRLKLALGVALVGLAASLVI; this is encoded by the coding sequence GTGGTCGTCGCCACCGAAGTGTTGGTCGTGCTCGTCGTGCTCGCCTTTCTCGGCGGCGTGATCGTCGCCACGATCGGCCCCGGCGGAATCCTCATCGTCACCGGACTGTATCTCACGACGTCGCTCTCGAGCGCTCAGGTCGCCGGCACCTCGAGCGCGGTCTTCACGATCGGCGCGGTGCTGGGGAGTCTCGTCTACGCGCGCTCGGGCGAGATCGACTGGTGGATCGCCGGCGTCGTGAGCGGCGCCGCCGCGGGCGGGACATGGATCGGCGTGCGCCTGAACGCCTACCTCTCGCGGGAGCTGTACGGCCTCGTCCTCGCGGCGCTGCTCGCGGTCGTCGGCGGGACGATCGTCTACCGGGAGTACCACGACCTCGAGCCCCGCGTCGAACTCGGGCGGGGCGGCTGGGACACCGTCGGCTTCGTCGCTGTCGGACTCGTCATCGGCGTCTCCGGCGGGCTCCTGGGCATCGGCGGGGCGGCGCTCTCGGCGCCGGCGCTCGTGCTCGTCGGCGTCCCGATGCTCGCGACGATCGCGATCACGCAGGTCGTCGTCGTGGCGACCGCGCTGTTCACGACGCTCAACTACCTGGTCCTCGGTGCGATCGTCACCTCGCTGTTCGTCCCGATCGCGGGCGCCTATCTCGGGGGCGTCGGACTCGGCTGGTGGCTCGCCCACCGGGTCGAGGCGGGCCGACTCAAACTCGCGCTCGGCGTCGCGCTCGTCGGCCTGGCGGCCTCGCTGGTGATCTAG
- a CDS encoding proline dehydrogenase family protein: MLPPVARRFVAGETEAEALERVRRLNERGICGMVNRLGTHHDDRQRVRADTTAYRELVADTGDAGLDGEVSVKPSQLGLDLGEDAFRNSLRDVLETARDRGVFVWLDMEERATTDATLDAFETFALEYGGGERSERTRSSSSRWDDGGERSSGMRSSPDQRSDGGIGVCLQANLKRTPDDAERLADLPGKVRFVRGGAYDEPRAVAYRDPERMDRAYRDVLEYAFETYDGGIAVATHDPAIIEYAASLRERYDTPFEIQMLMGVRPAAQVELASEYEVRQYVPYGTRWKRYVLNRVTETEHPFRFVSRALLEGVRIDDLSSVPSEERVQYDPE, from the coding sequence ATGCTTCCGCCCGTTGCGAGGCGGTTCGTCGCCGGCGAGACGGAAGCCGAGGCGCTCGAGCGCGTCCGCCGGCTGAACGAGCGCGGAATTTGCGGAATGGTCAACAGGCTGGGAACGCACCACGACGACCGCCAGCGGGTGCGTGCCGACACGACGGCGTACCGTGAGTTGGTCGCGGATACCGGCGACGCGGGCCTCGACGGCGAGGTGTCCGTCAAGCCGTCGCAGCTCGGCCTCGATCTCGGCGAGGACGCGTTCCGAAACTCGCTGCGGGACGTACTCGAGACGGCGCGAGACCGCGGCGTCTTCGTCTGGCTGGACATGGAAGAGCGCGCGACGACCGACGCGACGCTCGACGCCTTCGAGACGTTCGCGCTCGAGTACGGCGGCGGTGAGCGTTCGGAACGAACGCGATCCTCGTCGAGCCGATGGGACGACGGCGGTGAGCGTTCCAGCGGAATGCGATCCTCGCCGGACCAACGGTCCGACGGCGGGATCGGCGTCTGCCTCCAGGCCAACCTGAAACGGACGCCCGACGACGCCGAACGGCTCGCGGACCTCCCCGGAAAAGTCCGGTTCGTCAGGGGCGGCGCCTACGACGAGCCGCGCGCGGTCGCCTACCGGGACCCGGAGCGGATGGATCGAGCCTACCGGGACGTACTCGAGTACGCCTTCGAAACCTACGACGGCGGGATCGCCGTCGCGACGCACGATCCCGCGATCATCGAGTACGCGGCCTCGTTGCGCGAGCGCTACGACACGCCGTTCGAAATCCAGATGCTGATGGGCGTCCGGCCGGCCGCGCAGGTCGAACTCGCCAGCGAGTACGAGGTCCGGCAGTACGTTCCGTACGGCACCCGGTGGAAGCGGTACGTCCTAAATCGGGTTACCGAGACCGAGCACCCGTTCCGGTTCGTCTCGCGGGCGCTGCTCGAGGGAGTGCGTATCGACGACCTATCGAGCGTTCCGTCCGAGGAGCGGGTACAGTACGATCCCGAGTAG
- a CDS encoding GNAT family N-acetyltransferase, translated as MSLEVEQLDSIDAVNRNQWNSVVEQSELGCVFHRYEWLRAVEAGLDREPRHVLVSKKGNPIAVLPNFVAELGPVDQLKSIEPGYGGPIAMTDEERALELLLDAVADRCDGRILFNQFRTYDQEYVRYHNLLRERGYDVVVHSCRFTLDLTRGWDAILEGMHGERRRGIRRGREREFEVVEEPLTAAVLSDFHDDYARVMDRVGMDALPRSFLAELQRLEDRITVFSLRADGARRGMYLYVSDDEQSSFQHLYTAVTADHFEYRAPELLHEHAIRWAIDRGYKAYELRGSTPDFRNGVFSFKEYFGARPIPLLLWERGRPAPALSALNLGRTLSRRFGRS; from the coding sequence ATGTCACTCGAGGTCGAACAGCTAGACAGCATCGACGCGGTGAACCGGAACCAGTGGAACAGCGTCGTCGAACAGTCCGAACTCGGCTGCGTCTTCCACCGCTACGAGTGGCTCCGGGCGGTCGAGGCGGGACTGGATCGCGAGCCCAGACACGTTCTCGTCTCCAAGAAAGGAAACCCGATCGCCGTCCTTCCGAACTTCGTCGCCGAACTCGGACCGGTCGACCAGCTGAAGTCGATCGAGCCCGGCTACGGCGGGCCGATCGCGATGACCGACGAGGAGCGAGCGCTGGAACTCCTCCTCGACGCCGTCGCCGACCGCTGCGACGGCCGAATCCTGTTCAATCAGTTCCGGACCTACGACCAGGAGTACGTCCGCTACCACAACCTTCTCAGGGAGCGCGGTTACGACGTCGTCGTGCACTCGTGTCGGTTCACGCTCGATCTCACCCGCGGCTGGGACGCGATCCTCGAGGGGATGCACGGCGAACGCCGTCGCGGCATCAGGCGCGGCCGCGAACGCGAGTTCGAGGTCGTCGAGGAGCCGCTGACCGCCGCCGTACTGTCCGACTTTCACGACGATTACGCGAGGGTGATGGACCGCGTCGGGATGGACGCGCTTCCGCGCTCGTTTCTGGCCGAACTCCAGCGCCTCGAGGACAGAATCACCGTCTTTTCGCTCCGGGCCGACGGCGCGAGACGCGGCATGTACCTGTACGTCTCGGACGACGAGCAGTCGTCGTTCCAGCACCTCTACACGGCCGTCACCGCGGATCACTTCGAGTACCGCGCGCCGGAGTTGCTCCACGAACACGCGATCAGGTGGGCGATCGACCGGGGCTACAAGGCGTACGAACTCCGCGGTTCGACGCCGGACTTCAGAAACGGCGTGTTCAGCTTTAAGGAGTACTTCGGCGCCCGGCCGATCCCGCTGCTCCTCTGGGAACGGGGACGGCCGGCGCCGGCGCTGTCGGCGCTGAACCTCGGTCGAACGCTCTCCCGGCGGTTCGGACGATCGTAA
- a CDS encoding GNAT family N-acetyltransferase — protein MSIRISSIGPHERDTWDEYVMQSPQGTAFHRYAALEAQATHSGSTFHPLVGYKGEEPVGLFPVFAMRKGPVPLAFSPPPELGVPYLGPALLNMDKLKQRKREKRHKRFVDGCIEWVDGQIDPQYSLFKTGWRYDDVRPLTWNGFDLDPVYTYVVDVDTDEEELLGRFSQSARRNIRNCLDAEYTVGEGGVDAIGWIVRRMKERYVEQGRAPTLEAAFVSELYESLPDGSVRPYVLALEGEPATGMILLDCGDTARSWLGSSTPDVDLPVNDLLEWRMMCDAMDRGRTEYEIVGANTPRLNNWKTKFSPEIRTGFTAKRSNPGMDVAEQLYLKTRDQNVLAKFKPTVSR, from the coding sequence ATGAGCATCAGAATCTCTTCGATCGGCCCGCACGAACGGGACACGTGGGACGAGTACGTGATGCAGTCTCCGCAGGGAACGGCCTTTCACCGGTACGCGGCGCTCGAAGCGCAGGCCACCCACTCCGGGTCGACGTTTCATCCGCTCGTCGGCTACAAAGGCGAGGAACCGGTCGGCCTGTTCCCGGTGTTCGCCATGCGGAAGGGGCCGGTCCCGCTCGCGTTCTCACCCCCGCCCGAGCTCGGCGTCCCGTATCTCGGGCCGGCGCTGCTCAACATGGATAAACTGAAACAGCGAAAGCGCGAGAAGCGGCACAAGCGGTTCGTCGACGGCTGCATCGAGTGGGTCGACGGGCAAATCGATCCGCAGTACAGCCTGTTCAAGACCGGGTGGCGATACGACGACGTGCGGCCGCTCACGTGGAACGGGTTCGACCTCGATCCCGTCTACACCTACGTCGTCGACGTCGACACCGACGAGGAGGAACTGCTCGGGCGTTTCAGTCAGAGCGCACGTCGTAACATTCGAAACTGCTTGGACGCGGAGTACACCGTCGGAGAAGGCGGGGTCGATGCGATCGGATGGATCGTCCGTCGGATGAAGGAGCGGTACGTCGAACAGGGACGAGCGCCGACCCTCGAAGCCGCGTTCGTGTCGGAGCTCTACGAATCGCTGCCCGACGGATCCGTCCGGCCCTACGTCCTCGCCCTCGAGGGGGAGCCGGCGACGGGAATGATCCTCCTCGACTGCGGTGACACGGCCCGGAGCTGGTTGGGTAGTTCGACGCCCGACGTCGACTTGCCGGTCAACGATCTCCTGGAGTGGCGCATGATGTGCGACGCCATGGACCGCGGACGAACGGAGTACGAAATCGTCGGCGCAAATACGCCTCGGCTCAACAACTGGAAGACGAAGTTCAGTCCGGAGATCCGGACGGGTTTCACCGCGAAGCGATCCAATCCGGGAATGGACGTCGCGGAGCAATTGTACCTGAAGACCCGCGATCAAAACGTGCTCGCGAAATTCAAACCGACGGTGAGCAGGTGA